Proteins from one Dromiciops gliroides isolate mDroGli1 chromosome 6, mDroGli1.pri, whole genome shotgun sequence genomic window:
- the LOC122731902 gene encoding olfactory receptor 5D18-like: MLGTEKNQSAMVTFILLGFSDNPDLQVPLFMVFLAIYIVTVVGNLGMIIIIKINPKLHTPMYFFLSHLSFVDFCYSTVVTPKLLENLIVADRTISFKGCITQFFFACTFVVTETFMLAVMAYDRVVAISNPLMYTVAMSQTLCTLLVTGAYAWGIISSFVVLSSLLSLSFCRFSILNNFLCEYSVILSASCSETYISEMLLFTFATFNEVSTLVIILTSYLFILVTVLKMHSVSGRRKAFSTCTSHLMAITIYHGTILFLYCVPRNQNLKEEVKVASVFYTVIIPMLNPLIYSLRNKDVKETITNLQVTKILPQLIYSH, translated from the coding sequence ATGCTGGGCACTGAAAAGAATCAGAGTGCTATGGTCACATTCATCCTCTTGGGTTTCTCTGATAACCCAGATCTCCAGGTCCCACTATTCATGGTGTTCCTTGCCATTTATATTGTGACTGTGGTGGGCAATCTGGGGATGATTATCATCATCAAGATCAACCCCAAACTACACACCCCTATGTACTTTTTCCTCAGCCACTTGTCCTTTGTGGATTTCTGTTATTCTACTGTTGTTACTCCCAAGCTGCTAGAGAACTTAATTGTGGCAGACAGAACCATATCCTTCAAGGGTTGCATCACCCAATTCTTTTTTGCTTGCACATTTGTGGTGACAGAAACATTCATGCTGGCAGTGATGGCCTATGACCGTGTTGTGGCCATTTCTAATCCCTTGATGTACACAGTTGCCATGTCTCAGACACTCTGCACCCTCCTGGTGACTGGGGCATATGCATGGGGCATCATCTCTTCCTTTGTCGtcttgtcctcccttctttccttatctttttgtCGATTTAGTATCTTGAATAACTTTCTCTGTGAATATTCTGTCATCCTCTCTGCTTCCTGCTCTGAGACCTATATAAGTGAAATGCTTCTTTTCACCTTTGCTACCTTCAATGAGGTGAGCACACTTGTGATCATCCTCACTTCCTACCTTTTCATTTTGGTTACTGTCCTGAAGATGCATTCAGTGAGTGGGAGGCGTAAAGCCTTCTCCACATGCACTTCACATCTCATGGCCATCACTATTTACCATGGGACAATTCTCTTCCTCTACTGTGTGCCCAGGAATCAAAACCTAAAGGAGGAGGTGAAAGTGGCCTCTGTCTTTTATACAGTAATAATCCCTATGCTGAACCCTCTGATCTATAGTCTGAGAAACAAAGATGTGAAGGAAACAATCACAAATTTACAGGTTACCAAAATCTTACCTCAATTAATTTATTCTCATTAA